One Odocoileus virginianus isolate 20LAN1187 ecotype Illinois chromosome 4, Ovbor_1.2, whole genome shotgun sequence DNA segment encodes these proteins:
- the LOC110128916 gene encoding 5-hydroxytryptamine receptor 3C-like has translation MEGWWSTTGGFLLCLSASLLLQGRANTFTINCSGFDQHGVDPNVFQSVFNKKDFRPVINFSIPTRINISFTLSAILEVDAQLQLLTSFLWLKLIWNHPFISWDPEECGDIKKLTITAENLWLPDIFIVESMDVDQTPDGLSAYVSNDGRVVYNKPMRVTSICNLDIFYFPFDQQNCTLTFSSFLYTEESMLLGTDKEVWEIMDDSRDLGRTQGEWELLGINKATPKMSVGTSLFDQIMFYVAIRRRPTLYIINLLVPSSFLVTIDALSFYLPAESDNRAPFKMTLLLGYNVFLLNISNLLPATGTSLIRGLGGPSGPDSSECAPSCHLGVYFALCLSLMVLSLLETIFITYLLHLATIQPPSMPRWLHSLLLHHTSPRTRCPIVPQKENTGLGLISTHLSGLKEPGKLGRKELGPKEAELNGGSGLTRAQLVDLWVQFGHMMDNLLFRIYLLFLATSVTTVLVLWNT, from the exons ATGGAAGGGTGGTGGTCCACTACAGGGGGATTCCTCCTCTGCCTCAGTGCCAGCCTTCTGCTTCAAG GAAGGGCAAACACTTTCACCATCAATTGCTCAGGCTTTGACCAGCATGGGGTAGACCCCAATGTCTTCCAGTCTGTATTTAACAAGAAGGACTTCCGTCCAGTCATCAATTTTAGCATCCCTACTCGTATCAACATTTCTTTCACCCTGTCTGCCATCCTGGAAGTG gatgCACAACTTCAGCTGCTGACATCATTTCTGTGGTTAAAGTTG ATATGGAATCACCCATTTATCAGCTGGGACCCAGAAGAATGTGGTGATATAAAAAAACTCACCATAACAGCTGAGAACCTGTGGCTCCCAGACATCTTCATTGTAGAATC CATGGATGTGGATCAGACCCCGGATGGCCTCTCTGCATATGTGTCTAATGATGGTCGTGTTGTGTATAACAAACCGATGAGGGTGACCAGCATCTGTAACCTGGACATCTTCTACTTCCCATTTGACCAGCAGAACTGCACCCTCACCTTTAGTTCTTTCCTCTATACAG AGGAAAGCATGTTGCTGGGCACGGACAAGGAAGTGTGGGAGATAATGGATGACTCACGTGACCTTGGCCGCACACAAGGAGAGTGGGAGCTCCTGGGCATCAACAAGGCCACCCCGAAGATGTCTGTGGGCACCAGTCTTTTTGACCAGATCATGTTTTAT gtGGCCATCAGGCGCAGGCCCACCCTCTACATCATAAACCTCCTGGTGCCCAGTAGCTTTCTAGTCACCATTGACGCCCTCAGCTTCTACCTGCCGGCAGAAAGCGACAACCGTGCCCCATTCAAGATGACACTCCTGTTGGGCTACAACGTCTTCCTGCTCAATATCAGTAACTTACTTCCTGCCACTGGCACCTCCCTCATTA GGGGGCTTGGTGGTCCCTCTGGACCTGACTCATCCGAGTGTGCTCCTTCCTGCCACCTAGGTGTCTACTTTGCCCTGTGTCTGTCCCTGATGGTGCTCAGCCTGCTGGAGACCATCTTTATCACCTACCTGCTGCACCTGGCCACCATCCAGCCCCCATCCATGCCTCGCTGGCTCCACTCCCTGCTTCTCCATCACACCAGTCCAAGGACACGTTGCCCTATTGTGCCCCAGAAGGAAAACACAGGCCTGGGCCTCATATCCACCCACCTGTCTG GACTGAAGGAGCCAGGAAAACTGGGAAGGAAGGAGTTGGGACCCAAAGAGGCAGAACTGAATGGGGGCTCAGGATTGACAAGGGCCCAGCTCGTTGACCTGTGGGTGCAATTCGGCCACATGATGGACAACCTGCTCTTTCGCATCTACCTGCTCTTCTTGGCCACCTCTGTCACCACGGTCCTTGTCCTCTGGAACACCTAG